In a genomic window of Pseudoglutamicibacter albus:
- the tet(33) gene encoding tetracycline efflux MFS transporter Tet(33) produces MSFLTSARGSLATVLITASLDAAGMGLVMPILPALLHEAGVTADAVPLNVGVLIALYAVMQFIFAPVLGTLSDRFGRRRVLLVSLAGATVDYLVLATTSALSVFYIARAVAGITGATNAVTATVIADITPPHQRAKRFGLLSACYGGGMIAGPAMGGLFGAISPHLPFLLAALLSASNLALTFILLRETRPDSPARSASLAQHRGRPGLSAVPGITFLLVAFGLVQFIGQAPGATWVLFTEHRLDWSPVEVGISLSVFGIVQVLVQALLTGRIVEWIGEAKTVIIGCVTDALGLVGLAIVTDGLSMAPILAALGIGGIGLPALQTLLSQRVDEQRQGRLQGVLASINSVTSIFGPVAFTTIFAFTYINADGFLWLCAAALYVPCVILIVRGTAASPKFGSWASGDSM; encoded by the coding sequence GTGTCATTTCTCACTTCCGCTCGTGGCTCGTTGGCCACGGTCCTCATCACGGCTAGCCTCGACGCCGCCGGCATGGGCCTGGTGATGCCGATTCTTCCCGCACTGCTACACGAGGCAGGGGTCACCGCTGATGCGGTTCCGCTGAACGTCGGAGTGCTGATCGCGCTCTACGCGGTAATGCAGTTCATCTTTGCCCCCGTACTGGGAACGCTGTCGGACCGATTCGGCCGCCGCCGGGTGCTGCTTGTTTCCCTAGCCGGTGCGACCGTCGACTATCTCGTGCTCGCCACGACGTCCGCTCTGTCGGTGTTCTATATCGCCCGCGCAGTGGCTGGGATAACCGGAGCGACCAATGCGGTCACCGCCACCGTGATCGCCGACATCACGCCACCCCACCAGCGCGCCAAGCGTTTCGGTTTACTCAGTGCCTGCTATGGCGGCGGAATGATCGCGGGGCCAGCCATGGGTGGACTGTTCGGTGCCATCTCGCCACATCTGCCGTTTTTGCTCGCTGCTCTTCTCTCAGCGAGCAATCTGGCACTCACCTTTATCCTGTTACGCGAGACCCGTCCTGATTCCCCTGCGCGCTCTGCGTCGCTCGCTCAGCATCGTGGTCGCCCCGGCCTCAGCGCGGTGCCTGGGATTACCTTCCTATTAGTCGCATTCGGCCTTGTTCAATTCATTGGGCAGGCTCCAGGTGCGACCTGGGTGCTGTTTACTGAACACCGCCTCGACTGGAGTCCCGTCGAAGTTGGAATCTCCCTGTCCGTCTTCGGGATCGTACAGGTTCTCGTGCAGGCCCTCCTTACTGGCCGCATCGTGGAGTGGATCGGTGAGGCAAAAACAGTCATCATCGGGTGTGTTACCGACGCCTTGGGTCTCGTAGGCCTGGCGATAGTCACTGACGGATTGTCCATGGCGCCTATCTTGGCGGCATTGGGGATCGGTGGCATCGGCCTCCCCGCTCTGCAAACCCTTCTCTCCCAGCGCGTCGATGAACAGCGGCAAGGGCGCCTCCAGGGTGTGCTCGCCAGCATCAACAGCGTCACATCGATCTTCGGACCGGTCGCTTTCACAACGATCTTCGCGTTCACCTACATCAACGCCGACGGCTTCCTCTGGCTCTGCGCCGCAGCACTCTACGTGCCCTGCGTGATTCTCATCGTGCGTGGTACAGCGGCGTCCCCGAAGTTCGGCTCATGGGCGAGCGGCGACTCGATGTGA
- a CDS encoding response regulator: protein MTPEDRTDTPPIRVLIADDDQLVRTGVAAILASATDLDITALASNGHEAVDAAATHRVDVALLDIQMPRLDGIGALREIRHRQPELPIAMLTTFSDDHLIADAINAGALGFLLKSDEPQQLIAGVRALAHGGGAFSPRVARWLATEQQAGHRTRTARDELTALLTERQIELLTHIARGLSNAQIGRAMHLSEGTVKQYVSQLFNTLGIDNRVHAAITAYRHGLIT, encoded by the coding sequence ATGACCCCGGAGGATCGCACCGACACCCCACCGATCCGTGTCCTGATCGCGGATGACGACCAGCTCGTCCGCACCGGCGTCGCCGCTATTCTCGCCTCCGCCACTGACCTTGACATCACCGCCCTCGCCAGCAACGGCCACGAGGCCGTCGACGCCGCGGCAACACACCGCGTCGACGTCGCACTGCTGGATATCCAGATGCCACGACTCGACGGCATCGGAGCTCTCCGTGAGATCCGGCACCGACAGCCCGAGCTTCCGATCGCCATGCTCACCACCTTTTCCGACGACCATCTCATCGCCGATGCGATCAACGCCGGCGCCCTCGGTTTCCTCCTCAAATCCGACGAGCCTCAGCAGCTTATTGCCGGCGTCAGGGCCCTCGCGCACGGCGGCGGCGCGTTCTCCCCCCGAGTCGCCCGCTGGCTCGCCACCGAGCAACAGGCGGGCCACCGCACCCGAACCGCGCGAGACGAACTCACTGCCCTGCTCACCGAGCGCCAGATCGAGCTCCTCACCCACATCGCTCGCGGACTCTCCAATGCCCAGATCGGCCGGGCCATGCACCTCTCCGAAGGCACCGTCAAGCAGTACGTCTCCCAGCTCTTCAACACCCTCGGCATCGACAACCGTGTCCACGCCGCCATCACCGCCTACCGACACGGACTCATCACCTGA
- a CDS encoding sensor histidine kinase: MSGSSNDPAALRRRQTIVGCVVAISGGMSTRWLPDAPVLVLSLIATAAIVLMFATPAARVCVVLAGSVLAATVVRLPELRVEEIVEGLVYGLLTALVLAAPLTTRRAVSQRREFHRRGWELAAIESRRRASQTREILQRERMNLAAEMHDGLGHSLTLIAVRLGQLSLTPTLPDTDRAEVSGIRTIAADAADQLGLAVRLLRQSEDPAAGWSAPSIDEAVIGARQAEMHVETHIAADLTDRLSDEALNTVARVVQEGLTNASKHAPGQPVTVRVEVEGDTVTAIVCNPRDEEASSAHPLDGGFGLHGLRHRAAMLGGALTVHQMPTQFALTLTLPAHARPSADSAASDGDIVAAEDDAATLRSRATRAAIAVPSAILGALVFIAVAYFVLANTLSVMTTAQFADISVGDTQETVERSLPALEMLDPPRDEFPPRPDETCHYYEAEISFFERVDVHVVCFASDQVSRIGTVPAP; encoded by the coding sequence ATGAGTGGTAGCTCCAATGATCCTGCGGCACTCCGCCGTCGGCAGACCATCGTTGGATGCGTCGTCGCGATCAGCGGCGGCATGTCGACGCGTTGGTTGCCCGATGCTCCCGTGCTGGTGCTGAGCCTTATTGCGACTGCTGCGATCGTGCTCATGTTCGCAACCCCGGCTGCGCGGGTGTGCGTGGTCCTTGCCGGTTCCGTACTCGCCGCTACCGTCGTCAGACTCCCCGAACTGCGAGTTGAGGAGATCGTCGAGGGCCTCGTGTATGGTCTGCTGACCGCCCTGGTGCTCGCCGCACCGCTGACCACGCGGCGCGCGGTGTCGCAGCGGCGAGAGTTTCACCGCCGGGGCTGGGAGCTTGCCGCGATCGAATCCAGACGACGAGCAAGCCAGACCCGTGAGATCCTGCAACGAGAGCGGATGAACCTTGCCGCGGAGATGCACGACGGCCTCGGCCACTCCTTGACGCTCATCGCCGTCCGGCTCGGACAGCTCTCCCTCACGCCCACGCTTCCGGATACCGACCGAGCAGAGGTCTCCGGTATCCGCACGATCGCAGCGGACGCGGCGGATCAGCTCGGCCTCGCCGTTCGACTGCTGCGCCAGTCCGAAGACCCGGCTGCCGGATGGAGCGCCCCGAGCATCGACGAAGCAGTGATCGGTGCTCGTCAGGCCGAGATGCACGTGGAAACGCACATCGCCGCAGATCTGACTGACCGACTCAGCGATGAAGCGCTCAACACTGTCGCGCGGGTGGTGCAGGAAGGACTCACCAACGCGTCCAAGCACGCTCCTGGGCAACCGGTCACCGTGCGCGTCGAGGTCGAGGGCGATACTGTCACTGCGATCGTTTGCAATCCGCGTGACGAGGAGGCGTCCTCAGCCCATCCGCTCGATGGTGGATTCGGACTGCATGGCCTGCGGCATCGCGCCGCGATGCTGGGCGGCGCCCTCACCGTCCATCAGATGCCGACCCAGTTCGCACTGACTCTCACCCTTCCGGCGCACGCACGCCCATCTGCGGACAGCGCAGCATCTGATGGCGACATCGTCGCCGCCGAGGACGATGCCGCGACCCTTCGATCCCGCGCCACGCGTGCTGCCATCGCCGTTCCCTCAGCCATCCTCGGCGCACTCGTGTTCATCGCGGTCGCTTACTTCGTGCTCGCCAACACGCTATCGGTGATGACCACGGCACAGTTTGCGGACATCTCCGTCGGAGACACCCAGGAGACGGTCGAGCGTTCCCTCCCCGCCCTGGAGATGCTCGATCCTCCACGCGATGAGTTCCCGCCTCGCCCCGACGAGACCTGCCACTATTACGAGGCGGAAATCAGCTTCTTCGAACGAGTCGACGTCCACGTCGTCTGCTTCGCCTCCGACCAGGTCAGCAGGATCGGAACGGTTCCTGCGCCATGA
- a CDS encoding DedA family protein, which produces MVDLLRMFLAQAGEHVTLVLACMLLFAAVDAALGIGAVLPGETGIVLAAVTLSDRAELLAAGVFVAALGAFLGDHVGFAVGRGLGARLGDTRLIKRLGRDRWEKARYYVAGRFWIVILARLLPGIRTLVAAAAGASAVPYSRFATACSVAALLWAGLWVVGGALIGNALLDVVERYTLPALIVVAAALVLWLFARHKRGVRA; this is translated from the coding sequence ATGGTCGATCTTCTCCGCATGTTCCTTGCACAGGCAGGCGAGCACGTCACGCTCGTGCTCGCCTGCATGCTCCTGTTCGCGGCCGTTGACGCAGCCCTCGGTATCGGTGCTGTCCTCCCAGGGGAAACGGGCATCGTCCTGGCCGCGGTTACGCTCTCTGACCGTGCCGAGCTGCTCGCCGCCGGCGTGTTCGTCGCTGCGCTGGGCGCATTTCTCGGAGACCATGTGGGGTTCGCGGTCGGACGCGGTCTTGGAGCCCGCCTCGGCGACACCAGACTGATCAAGCGCCTGGGTCGGGATCGCTGGGAGAAGGCACGATATTACGTTGCCGGCCGATTCTGGATCGTGATCCTCGCCCGTCTGCTTCCGGGTATCCGCACCCTCGTCGCTGCTGCAGCTGGCGCCTCAGCGGTGCCATACTCGCGGTTCGCAACCGCTTGTAGTGTTGCGGCGTTGCTTTGGGCGGGGCTTTGGGTCGTGGGTGGTGCGCTCATCGGCAACGCACTGCTCGATGTCGTTGAGCGCTACACTCTGCCCGCACTCATCGTCGTGGCCGCTGCACTCGTCCTTTGGCTCTTCGCACGCCACAAGCGGGGGGTGCGCGCATGA
- a CDS encoding CDP-alcohol phosphatidyltransferase family protein has product MNRMSSAHPHPDWATLPNLITLLRLGFVVPIVILVLNHAQPVLTVVLLAVFGASDWIDGYLARALNQVSATGAVLDPVADRIGVAMIALALAVAGHLSLGVVLTIAAVDAALAVTYLVTRPARAPKVSRVGKVRTAVLMSGLALIGLSLVPALLPVGTAGRILCVIGAFLHAVAGFGYVRALLRDSHTDPPDM; this is encoded by the coding sequence ATGAACCGCATGTCCTCGGCACACCCGCACCCCGACTGGGCGACTCTGCCCAATCTCATCACCTTGCTGCGGCTTGGGTTCGTGGTTCCGATTGTCATCCTCGTCCTCAACCATGCCCAGCCCGTCCTCACTGTCGTACTCCTGGCGGTCTTCGGCGCAAGCGACTGGATCGACGGCTATCTCGCTCGCGCCCTGAACCAGGTCAGTGCCACGGGAGCGGTACTCGATCCTGTCGCAGACCGCATCGGCGTTGCGATGATCGCACTCGCCCTCGCCGTAGCAGGGCATCTCTCCCTCGGAGTCGTTCTCACCATCGCAGCCGTCGACGCTGCACTCGCCGTCACCTACCTGGTGACTCGTCCTGCACGAGCGCCGAAGGTCTCCCGCGTCGGCAAGGTACGTACCGCGGTGCTCATGTCAGGCCTCGCGCTCATCGGACTCAGCCTGGTCCCCGCGCTCCTTCCAGTCGGAACCGCAGGCAGAATCCTTTGCGTCATAGGAGCGTTCCTCCACGCCGTCGCAGGGTTTGGCTATGTCCGTGCTCTCCTCCGTGACAGCCACACAGATCCGCCCGATATGTGA